ccattctttgtaaaccctagaaatggttgtgcgtgaaaatcccagtaactgagcagattgtgaaatactcagaccggcccgtctggcaccaacaaccatgccatgctcaaaattgcttaaatcacctttctttcccattctgacattcagtttggagttcaggatattgtcttgaccaggaccacacccctaaatgcattgaagcaactgccatgtgattggttgactagataattgcattaatgagaaatagaacaggtgttcctaataattctttaggtgagtgtatgtagtgATGTTGTGTAGTATTGAGCATGGATTTGCTGGTGTAAGGTTATAAGCTATGGTGCCTGCAGGGATGTAAACTCCTCCGCTTACTCCTCTCTATTCCTCTTCCTCATGGTCGCTTCTCCAGTTCTTCCTGGGAAGCTTAAagagaacaaacaaaaaaataagaaCTTTCCAACGCAACcaattaatattgcatatgatgtagtgggaagcgggaaaaaaattccaaattgggtGAATTGAAAAAAAAGCTATTCCGCCAGTTGTACgggttttttatttacgacgtttgatgtgtgataaaactgactagttacttttattctacaggccaATAGAAATCcggtgataccttatatgtatagtttttctggcgttttgatagtgataaaataataaaaaagttggaaaaaatcaggattgaccacagcatctgaagtgtAAAATGTCCGCGACCAGTATTATCACCGAcacccggcggctatggcgcccgctaaGCGCTGGTCGGGATGGGGTTCAAGGGATTGTCCAGCCTTTACTAATTGAAATCCAATCATCTGGATAGGATCAAGAGGGGTCTAACACTGCACACCTCCAAAGAACAACTGTTCTGGTTTAGCTCTTTCAAGAAATTTGGCATCGGTATTACATAGCAACGTCAAACCGGTAGTGGAGGGAAGTCGTAAccacagtgctgctcccattgagtTCAATGGGACCAGAGCTACAGTGAAAAGCTCTGCCCTGTGCAaggtgtacagagctgtgtacttTTTGCGCCCACTTCCGGTGACagacctccgccaatcagctagtaatggcctatcctgaagacagGACATCACTAAGTAAAACTGATTGGAATGACATAAGTTTAGACAGGCTGTCCAGACcctcaccagatttatcacagtggcccaggctggatgataaatgtggtgcagggatagacgttttttttttttttaactctttaccAATTATTACCTTAGTTTAAGACAGAATTTTTTGTTAGAATTGTGACATAATTTTGGGGGTAAATGTTGCACATTATACTACACCCCCATTTCTACTAGTTAGGCTAGGTGCTTATATTTTCTCTAAACCTAGATTTGCCAAATTGTTTCAAAATGTGCTATATTTTATTGGCAGTTTATACCAGAATCTTAGGTGCATACACGTTAATAAATGTAAGCCTGTAGGCTCAGGCACATGACCGCaccatgttttgcggtccgcaaattgcagaatggaacaggctgcccataatagaaatgcctatttttgtccgcaaaacagacaagaataggacatgttctatttttttttttgcagccccatggaacggagcaacgaatgcagggcagcacacggagtgctgcccgcatcttttgcagccccattgatgcggaaccaaaccacgttcatgtgcatgagccctatgtctgtatatcatgtctctgactttttagtaaatgacccccaaactaTACTTCATAGGACCACTGAGATACATGGTAAAAGCATGTTACCACTTGTATGTATATTCTATGTATGTATATTCTGTATTATATACAACATAGTAATGTACATGTCTATATTATATGTTATTTTCTAGGAAGAATTTGAGACCCAGTATCCTCCATATTCATCCAtacacaaatcaattttttttatattgttccaTATTTATTGAGAAGTAATAAAAATTGGCAACCAAATTTCTTCATATTTCTACACAATAATCTCTGTTTGTCCGTATTTAACACGCCATCTAAATTTGTTCATATTTATTGAAAAACTTGCATGTTAATAAAGGTTTGCACccaattttttacatatttttgcaCAATAACTTTCATTTCTCCATATTTTTATACAACAACCTCAGTTTCTCTATATTTTTACATAATAATCTCTGATTCTCCATATTTTGGATATTTTTATTAAAACTTTGTGTTTTACCAATAAAGTCCAATAGATTTTGGTTTCCTTATAATAATGATTCCCCAACGGTCAGATTCGGAGATGACATAAATCAGATATTCCATTGATCAGATGACGTTTTTTTTACCTCTTTTGAATCGCACTCAGCAGGTGGTGCGCAGATCCCCATTTTTGTCTCTCTCCAAAAATAAGGCGTCGCTTTGTCTCTTCTGCTCACAGAAGTAAGGAGCCTGTCGTATCTCTAACAGAGAAATCGCAGGCTGGCACCAACTGTCAGTTTTCTTCCTCCTTTAAATTCAAATGCTGGGATTCTATTGGTTGATGCTATGGTGATTCATGCAGAATTTAAAGGAACCAGtgcatattaaagggtttctaccaccagaaatactgttatgtagtgctgacattagcgatgcgctaatgtcagcactacataacagtatgtttctaacattagtccctgcagccgttttagtaaaaaaagcacttttattatatgctaatgagcctctaggtgctatgtgggcgtaaaatcagcacctagaggctccgtccactcaccctgtgactacgtcacagtgaggaagccggcatcaggagagcggccttcattcactgcgccgaagacagaagtgaaccgcgcgggatttcgtcaatgatgcggtggaccgtggcatcttttaagaggagcggggcgggcagaacaggggacctgggtgggataatgggtgagtggacggagcctctaggtgctgattttatgcccacatagcacctagaggctcattagcatataataaaagtgcttttttttacaaaaatggctgcagggactaatgttagaaacatactgttatgtagtgctgacattagcgcatcgctaatgtcagtcagctacataacagtatttctggtggtagaaaccctttaataacacTAAGCATCCATATAATAAAGTACTTTTCTGGTCATCCTTATAATTATCATCCTTATTCCTTCTGGTGTCATTTCTGAAAGTTGCCATGTTGTTTCATAGCCTCTAACCCCTGTTTGGCAATGCAAATGTGTGCATGTCTACATTGAATTCTATGAAAGTTATAAAAAGAGCCAAACTTGTGGTGTAtagttaaaatgaatgggacggttaggtgtaattacacctgctcactgctgcagatgcaacggctagaagataaacagtgaagaggaggcagcgctggcacggcgctaGCTGAGTCGACGCTGACTGACTATGCCTGGGCCTGGCTGGCAGTCAGAGAATGAGGGCAACCGACCGCTTTAACAATATGGCTGGGCCAGACGCCAGTGAGTACAGTGGAGTAGGCACTGCAGTGGCACCGGCACCATGCTCGTCTGTTCCCGCCTGCAGAAACAAGAATTGGCTGGCGGTGCAGCAGCGCTAAtgaagttgtgatgtcacagcacgctGTGTGATCTGGACGTGCTGCGCGGCCCTGCCTCCTGCCATGAGGTTGGAATCGGATGGTATACTAGTTGTTGGGGCTGCTGCTGGCGCGAGGTTCGGGGCAGTGGTAGATTGATTCAGGGCCCTGGCCCCGGATAAACGGTCCTAGCGATGCCcctgtgtcatgccccactctgacgatgtgcggaggtctgccaggattgcagcacgagtttagtatttgttttggtgccgtgctggatccgcctctcatcaggtgcactgggtggagtcattagtttaaatgatctccagctaagtgctctgagcggattatactgatcattctggtctgggaagttttggagggaaggttggctgtctgttcctgctctcagaagataagtgtaatttctagtttggttgtttgtgtcatctatcccatccaggttctgtgcgagcaggctgctcctatctccccacttcaccatctcagggagttcatggTTTtctcagtccaggctggaggacacagcacacctaccttcaaggtctgtctgtgggttgagcagtgcagggaaagaggtcagggataaactaggaggtgacccttcccctgtctctcgtccagagcctggttggtgtgtcatCTTTTATACTGAGTGCTCGTCCGCCGAGACACCCTGGCTCCGGGGGAAGAAAAGTTGTGCCCTCCTTTTACTTCATGGCTCTTCATGGCTCCACGGAACAATGGTATGAGGAAAGCAACTGTAACTGCCTGGGACAGCGAGAGCCACACCCACTCTGAGCCTGGGTGTAGAATTTTTAATAAATGCAATGCAACCTACAGGGcagttctccctgacggcaggcaAACTCTTCTGCTCAGTTCTTTGAACAGGTTATGGTACTCACAGTATATTTCCACGAAATCCACCTTGGGATATGGAGATCCTCACAGTACGCCAAACTGTAGTTTGCTGAGGAATAGAAGGCAACTTCTGAACATGGATAAGTCCTTGTCAGACAAGTTGTCTCTACTGGACTTTCTTTTTGCCTCTCTCTCTTACATCTGGTCTGCTTTGTAGTTGTTTCTGCCCTGTCCCGGATAGTATCGGGTCCAGGATCAGCTAAGCTGTCAGTTTTACATCTTTGAATTTGTTCTTTTTGCTGTTTTCTAGACAATGACTAACTAAAGACTTACAAAGACTTATTAAAAtgttctgtctctctctctctctctctctatatatatatatatattgagagagagagagagaaagggtgacaccagccccatcTAATGGTGGCTGTGGATATGGCCTGTTATTAccttgtgcaaatacatacactcacctaaagaattattaggaacacctgttctatttctcattaatgcaattttctagtcaaccaatcacatggcagttgcttcaatgcatttaggggtgtggtcctggtcaagacaatctcctgaactcctaactgaatgtcagaatgggaaagaaaggtgatttaagcaattttgagcgtggcatggttgttggtgccagacaggccggtctgagtatttcacaatctgctcagttactcggattttcacgcacaaccatttctagggtttacaaagaatggtgtgaaaagggaaaaacatccagtatgcggcagtcctgtgggcaaaaatgccttgtggatgctagaggtcagaggagaaagggccgactgattcaagctgatagaagagcaaagttgactgaaataaccactcgttacaaccgaggtatgcagcaaagcatttgtgaagccacaacacgcacaaccttgaggcggatgggctacaacagcagaagaccccaccgggtaccactcatcttcactacaaataggaaaaataggctacaatttgcacgagctcaccaaaattggactgttgaagactggaaaaatgttgcctggtctgatgagtctcgatttctgttgagacattcaaatggtagagtccgaatttggcgtaaacagaatgagaacatgtatccatcctctgatggctacttccagcaggataatgcaccatgtcaaaaagctcgaatcatttccaattggtttcttgaacatgacaatgagttcactgtactaaaatggcccccacagtcaccagatctcaacccaatagagcatctttgggatgtggtggaatgggagcttcgtgccctggatgtgcatccctcaaatctccatcaactgcaagatgctatcctatcaatatgggccaacatttctaaagaatgctatcagcaccttgttgaatcaatgccacgtagaattaaggcagttctgaaggcaaaagagggtccaacaccgtattagtatggtgttcctaataattctttaggtgagtgtatatatgcagGTATTACATATTACCGCAAaagtacattgttaaccctttacttTGTACTTTGCAGTGTGCTGTGATGCTAGAGCAGGATGCTGTATATATGACACTCTAAAACTGTCAAGCTCATAATAGGCTTAAATTCTCAAAACTGTTGGCCTAAAGAGAACCTATCAccataaaatgcagtgcaatcggcaggcagcatgttatagagcagatagatagatagttttaCGGGAAAAGATTCAGAACAACTtgtcatttttatatttaaatctctgctctttctgagtacATTTATACATGGAGACGTTTAAACAGTGAAATAATTATttgtgtaaatgtgtatacagagatagctgtcagtcacagatagttgtacacaggggctgtcagtcactgatagttgtacacaggggctgTCTTAagttcagaaagagcagagatttaaatgaataaattacaagttttgtgGAACCTTTTagaacaaaactatatatcaatctgctcagcttccccTGTTCTTTAACATGCTGCATACAGGTTCACCGGTGACAGATTCTCCTTAAAATGCTTATATTCTATCCCAAAATTGACAGGCTCATAACCCAGTATATTCAGGGTATATCGAGGGTGAGGTTTTccctctcttcctttttttgctattCTATTACTCAGGGtccctaatttttatttatataagattGAAGATTTGTTAGGTCAGCGGTTCGTGTCCACAGCACTACTCACCATGCTGCCTGGTCCCATCCTCTGCAGGTTGCGGCCTGCATGCTCTTTTCCAGCTTGGAAATATTAGGGCATACACGTGCTCACGTCTGGCTTCTTAAAGGGCCCCATCCAATTCCTGGAGTCCCTGGGTATTTTAGGCACCTTCACCAGtcagagggtgcctgagctttaggttccttGTTGACCAGCAAAGGCATTTGATGGTCTAGTGCTATCATAATTTACCTGCTTTTATTCTGTGTTATTTCCTGCCTGTGTTCCTATTGTGCCATGCCTGTGTTATCCTAGACTTACAGTTTAGTTTGAACTATCCATTCTGCCTGCTCTGTCTTCACTATTACCCTGTCTGAAAGTCTGTCCTGTGTCTACCTTTATTTACGCTACCAGTGTACTGTCTGTAAACTGCTCCTGCAGTTTTCTTAGATTCTGGTGCAGTTTCTGCATCCTGAGCTTCTGGTGCTGGCACCAGAATCCCTGACCCCAGTGGGTCAGATGCCAATTATACTGGGACTATCCCAAGAGGTAGCGGTCTGGTTGCTCGTCGGCACCATAGTTCAGATCCCTGTACacaggttaaagggtgaataccaggggaccgtCAAAATAACGCTCTTAGGGTTAGCCAAAAGTCAAACCAGTTAGTTAGCACAGTGATTAGCACTCACTGATCTGTCAAGGTTAAGTTTTAGGATTTGTCTTTACTGTGATGACCAGAACATATTGCCAGAATGCCCTTCTAGTACAAAAATGAAGCCAGGGGAGCATGTGGATATGTACATTCATTGTAGAACTCTCTTTTTTCTTTCTCTACCTGACCATTATAGTCGTTGTCACATTGATGACTATTCAGCATGTATGAACATATTTTGTAGACCCAGAATAAGTAAAGCTGCTTACTTTTGATAAACAGCGCACAGGAGTCCTCTTGTATCCACATGCCCATGTGAGTCAATGGAATGCCGTCCAGGTCATTTCCTATTGGCTGTCTGTATTTTTCCAGATGTTTCCACCGTCTGCATAAATGTACTGCAAATGATTTAAGGTGCAGAGAAACACTGCGCTTAGTTCTAAGACACCGACAGCGATCTAGGGAGGAAATATTGGGAGAAATGTCTCTGGTTGTTTATTTTGTGGTTATATTCTTATGTCTCGGATTTATGGATCAAGAGGCAAATGGAGCTTTCATGCAGAAGTTGGCAAAGAAGAAACTTTGTGCTGATGACGAATGTGTTTGTAAGTCTGCCAGGAGCGTaacttttaatgtatttttttttttaaactgatgttaCTGGGGCTTTATAATCTCTTGATAAATGTTCTTTATTTCATTACCAGGCCTTTTCTTCTAACGACTGCATTAATATTGGATCTTTCTAATTTCCCATTTTTAACTTGAATGTCTATGAGATTATTTCCTTCCTCGCAGAATATAAAACTCTAAGTTGATGCGGTTACACTTACAATGTCTTGTAAAGTCATCTTGTCTTGGGGTTTGTACTAAGATTAATGTATGTAGTGTATATGTAATGCACCCATGCCCTTATGTATGAAAACCCTGGGATCCTATCCagctttattattttcctttatttgaGTATATTATTTATGTACCTTTATTTTTTCACACTATGTACTAAAGATATTGCTATTGGCAGGGGGATTTTTCATTTTACTCTTGTTTCCTTTTCTCCGATACAGATTTATGCGCATAACGATGGAGGAACAAACTTTGAATATTAATTAAGGCTAAACAACCTTTTTGGCCAGTTTAAGTTCGTGGAAAATTTACTGAAATAAGCTGAAAGGTCTTTATTTTTTATGTCTTTTAGACGCTATATCCCTTGGGAAGGCTTTTGATGATTACAATGCTCCAGACTGCAGATTTATAAACATCAAGAAAGGCGAACTGGTCTATGTCTACACTAAGCTAGTAAAGGAAGATGATGATGCAGGAGAATTCTGGTCTGGAAGTGTAAGAGTATATTTTATTATGTTTCATTTGGAAATGTATGCAATATACTAGATTTTTGCAAACCTATTTGCAACATTTGTATGGCCATCTCCACCATTATAGCAAGTAAATACTAGACCCATTTCCTCTTGCTAAATCAACTTTCTTATTGCATTGTGGCTTTTGGCTATGGAGAGTTATTGTAATTATTTAGTAGAGTGCAGGTGTTTGaagattttacatacatttcttttGTATTTTGGTTGCTCATATTCCATCCTGTTTAGAAATTTGGCTGTAGGACTTGATTTGGAAAGGACACATGAAAGGTGGCACAGACTTTAGCCTGTTTAACTCTGTTGCTTTGTCTTACTATAAATTTTTAAAGGGAAGCTATCAGCATGAAAACACTGtcaaatctgcaggcagcatgttatagagctggaggagGAAATCACAGATCCGACCAGTCAACTGTCATTAAAGTCAAGATGTCAACCAGAGGTAATTAATTAGTAGCGTCACAGCAGAAGTAAAAAATTGCCCCattaaacgtaacctttaatagtattcatgaaaatgaaaaattaacccCAGTAAAAAAAACTACAACATCCCTACACTTGCCCTGCCTGAGAGCGGAACTGATGCCCTCACAAGGGCAATCTCACTGTCTTCATAGCTttccctgtattaccctgataccaCTAAAGTCCAAGAAGGCAGGGGGTCGCCAGATATAGGCTCGAAAAATTATTTATGTACTCTATTTTAGTCAGTCACTGGTACCTTGGTACATAATAATCATAGGGCATCATAGGAAAAAGGTATATACATCGTCCAGCATAAAGTCCTCAAATGTCTAGACAGCAGTAGGGTTCACAGCTGTCTAGATATCATCAGATAAATTAGGTCCACAGGTCTACAGAACAGAATAGATCCACAGCTGTCTATCTAGGAGGCTCCATCCAACAGATGACTACCCCTAATTAGGGGCCAAGATAGGTGCTTAAACTCAGCTGACTGTCTGTTCTGTGTATCTATAGGCCTGGGAGCATAGAATACAGTGATATATAATTATGGAGCCTACTTTCATTATTTATTACGCACCTAGCAGCAGTATGCACTGTCATCTCATTAAAGGAGGGGTTTCCTTGCTTTTTACGCATATAATCCTTAAGTGGTATATCAAAATGATGTACCTTAGCTGCTATTGAACACTAAATACTGGACATATTGGCACTATAACTGCAGATAGTGATTAATACAGAGGGATGTTATCTGGTCTATTTTGCCAGTAGACCTGACGTCCATTTCTGTACTATGAGTCTATGAGTCCCTGATGAACCCCAGATTATTGACAATCTGGGGGGAAACGTGTCAGACCTGATGATGTCTAGACACCTGCGAATCTATTCTGTTCTATAGACACAAGGACCTATTTATCTTATAATATCTAGATAGCTGTGAACCCTACTGCTGTCTAGACATTTGAGGACTTTATACTGGACTATGTATTTACTTTTTCCCTACAATGCCCTATTAATATTATGTAGCAACGTACCAGTGACTGACTAAAATACAGTACGCATATCACTGACACGAGTGGTGGAACATTTGTGACAAATTTTTCAAACCTATATCTGGCAATCCACTGCCTTCTTGGACCCCATGGTTTCAGAGTAATAGAGGGAAAGCTAATAAGAGCGCTAACAAAAGGAGCCTCTAGAACAAACAAATATAAGACAGCCCAATAGGGCCTAAACAAGACATACACAGTGTGGtgacaaaaaaagagaaaaatggaaaaacaggaacgttctcacccatgtATGCAGTAGAACTAGGTGTTGAATTCTCTTCCGTGTTGCGGATGTCAGACAGTAGACATTATTAATGTGTCACCACACCGAATCATTATCATCACCACAGCATAGACAGGAATCCGGAGCAGCAGGCCCTAGAATACCCTACTAGAGGGGCAGGGGCTATTGCACCCTACCTGTCTATACGaggaacttgccccgcaaggggaCGCTCCTTGAATGGCAAATACCTCGCTGCCAGATacaatagtcctttaaaggactgtgTATGTCTTGTTTAGGCCCTATTGGGCTGTCTTATATTTGTTTGTTCTAGAGTCTCCTTTTGTTAGCGCTCATTCATTTTAGGAGCATttacattaaatgttaagttttacccctttgtcccctagggCAGTGTtttccaaccagtgtgcctccagctgttgcaaaactacaactcccagcatgcccgcacagccaaaggctgtgcgggcatgctgggagtcgtagttttgcaacagctggaggcacactggttgggaaacactgccctaggggatcagtatatttgccataaatttttGGGAGTAATTGGTCTAGTTCGTTCACTTGACCTTACAGTTTGATAGAAAGCTAATAAGACAGTCGGATTGCCCTTTTAAGGGTGGCAGTTTAGCTCTCAGGCAGGGCAAGAGTAGGGACATTGTTACtgttgatcaagcatgctcggctgaacaccagttcggctcgagcatcgcgatgctcgagtctcctccccgcacatttgttggctgctacaaagccaataaacgtgcaggtaagtactgccactcactgtaatgccgtagccatgttggttactggcattacagtgattggctggctggaacgcgtcatcgggtgctataaagcacccgatgacacgtggttcggctcagtgttagtcagggagagctgtgctgtagaagggacagatagtgtaggaaaTTGATTCaattgaattacatttttttgttaggcagggttggtgttagagacccaaaagtcctttaaaggactattgtatctggcagcaatatatatttttattacaacctgcgctaaatagcttgcaattgtttggccgctgtagACAGCgagattatctgcgctacatctcctgtctaacgtgtgcgcagcctaaaaatatctgtgacatccagtgtactttttccgtagacgctggggacagcgacattatctgcgctacatctcctgtttaaattgtgtgcatactaaaaatatctttgacatccagtgtactttttccgtagacggtgtcggcTGCGAACAGTTATatgacctgcgctacatctcctgtataacgtttccgcatcccaaatatctgtgacattgaatgtcattttttcttagctgctggtgacagcagcgacattacctgcgctacatcttctgtataacgttagccgctggggacagcagcgatattacctgcgctacatctcctgtataacgttagctgctggtgacagcagtgacattacctgcgctacatctcctgtataacgtttgcgcataccAAATAGCTGtgaaattccctgtaattttttaataGCCGCTGGTAacagagacattacctgcgctacatctcctgtataacgtttgcacatcctaaatatcagtgacattcagtttaatttatttgcgcataaacTTACAAAACCtgagctactgtatgtgtgacatacttgcaagcatatataccatttaatatgcagaagacgagcagtaagggacggggaagtggccgtgctgctgatggtgtacgcagaggccgtggccctgggcatggagaaactgtgcctgctgccagagcacaaggaacacactcatccactatacctagcttcatgtcccagattgcagggcggcgcaggatacCACTCTCGAAgtaacaccagtgcgaccaggtggtcggttggattgcagtagataatgcttccagttggttaagcaccaccctgtcttccacaaagtccagcccctaatgttttagatggtcagctcagcagaaggccctcgtccataatgttttagatggtcagatcagaagcaggcattcacccctaatgttttagagagtcagctcaacagcagaccctcccccataatgttttagatggtgagcttagcagcagaccctcacccctaatattttagatggtcagttcagcagcagaccctcacccctaatgttttagatggtaagatcaacagcaggccctcgccactaatgttttagagggtcgccaacaggcccttgctcctaatgtttttgagggtcaccagcaggccatcaatcataatttttcaaggctgtgtatgatgccctcctttatgtgtaataaagggtgtattggagtgccggttccttgtaatttttggcagccct
The sequence above is a segment of the Bufo bufo chromosome 4, aBufBuf1.1, whole genome shotgun sequence genome. Coding sequences within it:
- the OTOR gene encoding otoraplin, giving the protein MSLVVYFVVIFLCLGFMDQEANGAFMQKLAKKKLCADDECVYAISLGKAFDDYNAPDCRFINIKKGELVYVYTKLVKEDDDAGEFWSGSVYSDQYRDQIGLVGYFPSSLIAELNVYQDALQEFPTTAIDFYCD